A single window of Montipora capricornis isolate CH-2021 chromosome 14, ASM3666992v2, whole genome shotgun sequence DNA harbors:
- the LOC138033076 gene encoding uncharacterized protein has product MEEELMGLTSIKEPSVLRQSRHDLLPSFKMADFGEELKAKAPLTTELLNSLCVSKSKKRKQENGKQVNTVIATIAAIMLQNRCPQMSALAYRIGLILRFSGAGEMGLELMTAHGITVHPTQLTAKAKEMGKDHDKTLLQWKGTIEQHKDTVQCLEIIKQCLQSLEYLPELPKIGQVCSYLMTNEPSDCRMIDASGVCGGADTIDASSINLACLYNPTDVVHSIGSKLLEKQISSKMIKDTCAFVAKSTEQGDDALDAINKSIEVAKHSAPKGFQIIGDNLDLHINVRHMDNSNKNKSLHTFNLVAMEDVVTGENLPDVTERTLDVVQVHEFLPSLDDVEKLKKDLIPLWTRVMVKQLSAFRFLKSVVVYHIPHEYSEAMRLPSNQIPLGCLPKNESLNEDMVDILEHLHSNYVPMSQVNGTKTPADFVCFGGDQLTEERSRNIQKARADGRSVDEKLDGVWCKNEDWHGIRIAYQLAVNILRKPNSVMDWGTMASNAIVAGNSNALRDPLDHYDSVKEFFAIELDAFIIAATLNHFGMEGMESIPTKNMMPDNLKNSSKEAQRNWLHRKVISMLEKFVMPGVSRLPNLLAAYNPRPDLPCRGHGCTRVFKYGKCRVKHEKKEHGLTVADEDATSESKVDDKGTEDYVYNYGCLHLSIGLLLRSADDSVKEGDGERLLRVWNFLTVFYRVNNHSKYALAALRLKASQLGLLTPREAHRLKWNRFASRKGGQGKCISRDLLVEQVNMVSKECIREMGAPNINSSSIESSTKATGPLLGLLQQSKQDLGQGTRNTHHTNKIKQQTFVTVLEQVHKKSNVFDFKAGRRYTCFPEVKNDLYDGVNVTRLHRWICRHRKKWHRQNQAFYKI; this is encoded by the exons ATGGAGGAGGAACTTATGGGCCTTACATCAATAAAGGAACCTAGTGTTCTTAGGCAAAGCCGTCATGACTTGTTACCATCCTTCAAGATGGCTGATTTTGGTGAGGAGTTGAAGGCAAAAGCTCCTTTAACAACTGAGTTGCTCAACAGCCTTTGTGTCTCGAAGTCAAAAAAACGCAAGCAGGAGAATGGGAAGCAAGTTAATACTGTCATTGCTACCATTGCTGCAATCATGCTTCAAAACCGATGTCCACAGATGTCAGCCCTGGCATACCGCATTGGTTTGATACTACGCTTTTCTGGGGCAGGGGAAATG GGTTTGGAACTTATGACAGCCCATGGCATTACAGTCCATCCCACACAGCTAACAGCAAAGGCAAAGGAAATGGGAAAGGACCACGATAAGACTCTCTTGCAATGGAAGGGCACCATCGAGCAACATAAGGACACTGTGCAGTGTCTCGAGATTATAAAACAATGTCTACAGAGCCTAGAATATCTGCCAGAACTACCCAAAATTGGGCAGGTATGTTCCTACCTAATGACAAATGAACCGAGTGACTGTAGGATGATAGATGCAAGTGGTGTCTGTGGAGGTGCAGATACAATAGATgcttcctcaataaacctggcaTGTCTTTACAACCCAACCGATGTTGTGCACAGTATTGGAAGTAAGCTTTTGGAGAAGCAGATAAGCTCCAAGATGATCAAGGATACATGTGCTTTTGTTGCAAAATCAACAGAACAAGGTGATGATGCTTTGGATGCCATTAATAAGTCTATTGAGGTTGCAAAACACTCAGCCCCTAAAGGATTCCAGATCATTGGAGATAACCTGGACCTTCATATTAATGTCAGGCATATGGATAATTCTAACAAGAACAAGTCCCTTCATACATTTAACCTTGTTGCCATGGAGGATGTTGTTACTGGAGAAAATTTACCTGATGTGACTGAGAGGACTCTTGATGTGGTCCAAGTTCATGAGTTTCTGCCCTCCTTGGATGATGTAGAGAAGCTTAAGAAGGATCTAATTCCATTATGGACTCGTGTAATGGTTAAACAACTTTCAGCCTTTCGTTTCTTAAAGTCTGTTGTTGTGTACCACATACCACATGAGTACAGCGAAGCAATGAGATTACCTTCCAATCAG ATACCTCTTGGTTGTCTTCCAAAAAATGAAAGCCTCAATGAGGACATGGTAGACATATTAGAACACCTCCATAGCAACTATGTGCCAATGTCACAAGTTAATGGTACCAAGACGCCTGCCGACTTTGTTTGCTTTGGTGGAGATCAACTCACAGAAGAGAGGTCAAGAAATATTCAGAAGGCACGTGCAGATGGCAGGAGTGTGGATGAGAAACTAGATGGCGTTTGGTGTAAGAATGAGGATTGGCATGGCATACGCATTGCTTACCAG CTTGCTGTCAACATTCTGCGGAAGCCTAATTCAGTTATGGATTGGGGAACAATGGCGAGCAATGCAATCGTGGCTGGGAATTCCAATGCTCTTAGAGACCCCCTTGACCACTATGATTCAGTAAAAGAGTTCTTTGCAATAGAGTTGGATGCCTTCATTATTGCTGCAACCCTTAATCATTTTGGAATGGAAGGTATGGAAAGCATTCCAACGAAAAACATGATGCCTGATAATCTTAAGAATTCCAGCAAAGAAGCTCAAAGAAATTGGCTTCACAGGAAAGTAATTTCCATGCTTGAGAAGTTTGTAATGCCTGGAGTGTCTCGCCTTCCTAATCTTCTCGCAGCTTACAACCCTCGTCCTGACTTGCCCTGTCGTGGCCACGGTTGTACAAGAGTTTTCAAGTATGGCAAATGtcgtgttaagcatgagaaaaAAGAGCATGGCCTCACAGTAGCGGATGAGGATGCAACATCTGAAAGTAAAGTGGACGACAAGGGGACAGAGGACTATGTGTACAATTATGGTTGCCTCCACCTCAGCATTGGTCTTCTCCTTAGGAGTGCAGATGACTCTGTAAAAGAAGGTGATGGTGAACGGCTCTTGAGGGTGTGGAATTTTCTCACTGTTTTTTACCGGGTAAACAACCACAGCAAATATGCATTAGCTGCTCTCCGTCTCAAGGCATCTCAGCTTGGCTTGCTTACTCCAAGAGAGGCACATAGACTGAAGTGGAACCGTTTTGCCTCTCGAAAGGGAGGGCAAGGTAAATGCATATCTAGGGACCTTCTGGTAGAACAGGTAAATATGGTGTCAAAGGAATGTATCCGTGAGATGGGTGCACCTAACATAAACAGCAGCTCAATTGAATCTTCAACCAAAGCTACAGGGCCACTTCTAGGACTGCTGCAACAGTCTAAGCAAGACCTTGGACAGGGAACACGCAACACCCACCACACCAACAAAATCAAGCAGCAGACATTTGTTACTGTGTTAGAACAGGTTCACAAAAAATCAAATGTTTTCGACTTCAAGGCTGGTAGGAGGTATACTTGCTTTCCTgaggtcaaaaatgatctgtaTGATGGGGTGAATGTCACAAGGCTGCACCGCTGGATTTGTCGCCATCGTAAAAAGTGGCATAGACAAAATCAAGCCTTTTACAAGAtttaa